Part of the Pseudobdellovibrionaceae bacterium genome is shown below.
TGGACGCGCCCCCAATTATTGGATAAACTAAGCCCATATCCACCCAAGATCCCCTGGAGCTAAAGGGTTGGTTGGAGCGCGCGCCCGGACTCACATCACGATGTGCATGGCGTATCCGGGTTGCGGCACGAAAGTGACGCAATCCGAAGACGACATGCGGCCACTCGTGCCGTGAGTCCGGGCGCGCGCTCCAACCAACCCTTTGGCTCCAGGGGATCTTGGGTGGGACCTCATTTTAGGAGCACATATGAGTCCATCTATCTGGCAAATTTTAATTGTTCTTGCGATTATCTTGATCCTGTTTGGACCAAAGAGAATTCCTGGCCTTGGGAAATCTTTAGGTGAAGCCATTCGCGGGTTTAAAAAAGGTCTCAATGAAGACGAGATCGACGTGACTGATTCGGCCCGAAAAGAAGAACTTCGCGATGGCAACAGCGACAAAAAAACCTCCGAAAAGACAGAAAAAGAACGAGTCTAATTGCGTCTAGTTGAGCAGTGCTTTTACGGCCTGGGTGATTCCCGACGAATCCAGGCCATGCTTGGCATAGAGCTCAAGCGCTTTATAGGCACTTTGACCGAATTCATCTTTTACTCCGAGTGATCGAGCGTTGACGCTCACACCCTCATTCACCAATGCGTGGACCAACAAACTGCCCATTCCCCCTATTAATTGATGATCTTCAACAGTAAGCAATAATCCATTCGTTTTCGATAAACACTGAGCGATGGTTTCCACATCTGGCCTATTGATGACCGACGGATTTACAACGAGGGCTTCAATGCCCTCCGCTGACAAAGCGTCGGCAGCCTGCAGGGCCTGACCAAGCAGTGCACCACTAGCCACTATGGTCACTTTTTGCTGACATGATTCTTCGATGTCGCGAATCACTTGCGCTCGACCCAATTGATATTGATAGCCCTCTGACAAATAGGTTTCTGGAAACGTCTCTCGGCCAAGAAAGAAAATCTGGCTTCTTGGGACCTCTCCCTGTTTAAGAGCGGACACCCATCGGTCAATTGCCTGCCCCACAAGAGCATCCGCCTCATTACTTGAAGTTAGATTGTACACATCCACATGGGGAATACTGCTCGCCATAGAAAAATATGTGAGGGCCTGGTGAGAGGCACCATCGGCGGCATCTTGAAATCCCACGTGAGAATAAATCGCAATCACCGGTGCTTCTGACAATGAGGCCATAATCAAGGGAAGACCGCCTTTAGTCACACCAAATTGGGCAAAGGTGTCTACTACTGGGATATAACCTTGCTTCGATAATCCGGCTGCCATACTTAGCATATTGGCTTCGGCCACACCCACATCCAGACTCTGATGGGGAAACTCTTTTTGAAAGGGCTTTACCCCGGTCGATCCTGCTAAATCAGAGGAAACCGAAACTACTGGTAAACCTTCTTGGGCTTTTCGAATCAGAGCCTTGGCCACTCCGGTCTGTACTTTGTCCTTCGGCTTTGACGATGAGTTTTTTGACGCCGACTTTTTTACTTCAAAGGTATTCACTAATTCTCTGGCCCATTCGATAAACTCGGCAGGCACTGAGTCCCCATCATAAATTTCTGACAAAAATGAGTGAAGATCATTGGGATTGCTCAACGGAAATCCATGAGCCCCCGAACTCGACGCCTCAGTGGCTTTTGTTCCGTAGCCCTTGATCGTATGAACATGCAAGGCCACCGGGTGACGGGGATTGTTGCGAACCATTGACACAGCTTTATCAAAAACTTGAGCGCAAGCCTGCAAATCATGGCCGTCTTTTAACTCCAGCACTTGCCAACCCAACTCTTTTAGTGAAGCAAAAGTTGGCGCCATCGAAAATGACTCTTCATCAATTCGGCCAGAAAGTTTTGTGTTGTTGTCACTAATCACCAAAACAAAAGGAGCCATTTGCCCTTTGGCCGCCAAGCCTGGTATTGCGGCAAGGGCTTCTTTGGCTTCACCCTCCATGCATGCTCCATCAGAAATCGCAGTCACTATGACACGATTCACGCCAGCTAACGCATCAGCAAATGCCAAGCCCTGTGATTGAGGCAAAGACGAACCCAAGGGGCCGTTGCTTAAATAAACTCCCTCCGGAAACAAATGGGATTCACCATGCCCAGTCAAAACACTTTCAATAGAACGAAAGCCCTTGAGGCTGTCTAAACTAAGGTTGGCCACACCAAAGTTGGCCTTTAGTGCATACAATCCGTTTTCGCAGTGACCTGCATCATTGATCACATGAAAATCATTGTACCAGGGACGGTTATTTTTCTTTGCCCAATAAAACACCAATCCATAAACGGCTGACATGATTTCAGCAAATGCGGCCGGGCCACCAAAATGGCTGGCCGCCCCACCCATCACCGCTTGCATATCCATCAGTGCCACCATAGCCCGTGTGGCTTGCGGATCAGGCAACGAAATGGTTTCTCCGGAGGCCAGAACGACGTCCTTCGAATACGTCGGATTCGAAGCTGGATTGCCAGCCAATTTTACGGGTCGTTCTAGTGGTGTAAGATGTGGCATAGGCCTCTCCCATTTCGATGCTTTTAAGTCCCGTTTATTATCGAAATAACTGGCGAGTTTCAATGCCCACGCCGGCAATGGTCAGGATCGAACGTGCTCCGCATCATTGACGGCCCATTTCCATTCAGATCCCCCACAATGGTTTTGGCATTTAGATCCCTTTCACGGTAGTTTGGGCCCATGAACCTTAAAGATCTTCCCAAAGTGGAGCTGCATCGACATCTTGAACTTTCTTTGCGTCACAGCACCATCCGTGAACTGGCCCCGCAAATAGGTGTCATAATCAAAAACGACAAAGATTTTGCGGATCATTTTCTCATTGAAGACCCCATGCTGGATCTGCAATCCGTCCTCCATAAATTTCTCGATACACAAAAGCTGCTTCATTCAGAAGAAATTATTGAGCGCATCGCCTTTGAAGCGGTAGAGGATGCCGCCCGTGAAAACATTCGATGGCTTGAATTGCGCTACGCGCCCACATTTGTAAATCAGGGTCACCCCCATTTGAATTTTAAAAAAATTCACTCTGCCATTGTGCGCGGAGTGAAGCTTGCTGAATCTAAATATAATATCGGCGTTGGCCTTATTGGTATTGTACAAAGAACGCTCGATGACCTTGCGGCACAAGCGGTGGCCGAGTTTATCATGGATCACAATGACACTTTCTTAGCCATGGACCTTGCCGACAATGAGGCTGGGTTTGATGCAAAAAGATTCAGCAAACTTTTTCAAATGGCAAAGGACGTGGGACTTGGCATCACCGTGCATGCCGGTGAAGTGAACACACCCGAAGCTCCCACGGCCGTGAAAGAAGCCATCGAATACCTAGGGGCCGACAGAATTGGGCATGGAGTACAAATTTATCGTGATCCAGAAATTATGAACTATGTAAAACAAGCCGGCATCCCGCTTGAGCTGTGTCCCACAAGCAACTATCTCACGCAAGCCGTGCCCACAGTGGACGATCATCCCCTAAAACAGTTCATGGATTTTGGAATCATCGCTACGATCAATTCGGATGACCCAGGCACCTTTAACATCAACCTCACCCACGAATTCGAATTGGCTAAGAGCCGCTTCAAACTTACAGACACCGACATCCTCACCTGTGTCAAAAATGCCGCTCAACACAGCTTCATTGAAGATGCCCGAAATTGGTCGCCATAAAAAAATGGCTCCCCTAAGGAAGCCACACAAAAAACTAATCTTGTTTCTGCGCCATCAGTTGAGGTGCTGCGGCTGCGGTCCTCCCCGACGAATGACCTCCTCAGAAATGCTGTTGCCCTTGGCTTCAGCGTTAGCCATAAATTTCTTGGCTAGCTCTTGCACCTGCGAACCTTCGGGAATGGTTAGCCATTCGCTGTCCACACCGGGTACGGCTTTAGGTACTGAAAAACCAAAAACAGGATGGCGAACCATCTCTGCTTTTTCCAGCTCGCCACTTTGAATGGCAGACAGGAGCGTGCGGCTCACGGGAATGGGGAATCGCCCTCCCTTGCCGTAGCCTCCGTTGGTCCATCCCGTGTTCAAAAGCCATACGGGCACATTGTATTCACGCATCAATTGAGCCAAAAGATTTCCATAAACAGACGCGGGCCGCGGCATAAACGGAGCGCCGAAACAGGCACTAAATGTAGCCTGCGGCTCAGTGACACCCATTTCTGTACCAGCCACCTTGGCCGTATATCCCGAAATAAAATGATACTGGGCCTGCCACTCATCCAACTTGGCCACAGCCGGCAAGGCGCCAAAGGCATCGGCCGTCAAAAATACAATGGAGCTTGGCGGTGCTGCCTCGCGGCCTTGATCAAAAACATGATTGAGAGCTTCGATGCTGTAAGAGCCACGAGTGTTTTCAGTCAATGTGCCATCGTTAAAATCTATCGTTCTTGATTCATAGTCAAACCGCACATTTTCTAAAATGGAACCCTGTCGATTGGCGGCCATGTAAATGTCTGGTTCTTTTTCTGGATCAAGATTAATGAGCTTGGCATAACAGCCGCCCTCTAAATTTGACAGGCCATTTTTTGACCAAACAATCTCATCATCACCAATTAAAAACCGGTGGGGATCGGCCGATAAAGTGGTTTTACCTGTTCCTGACAAACCAAATAGCACACATGAATTGGATCCATCGCCTAGGCAGTTGGCCGAGGCGTGCATGGGAAAAAGGCCATACTTCGGCAAAAGATAATTGCACAATGTGAATGCGGATTTTTTTATCTCACCAGCGTAGGCCGTACCCACGATTCCCACTTTCATCGAATGAGGATCTAGGACGATGGCCTTTTCAAAGGGCATATTTATACCCAACTGTGAGGTGGTCAATTCGGGAGCGTGGTAAATCTGAATAGTGATATCATCGGCGATCTGCTCCTGCAGACTCTCGATATAATTTTCACGAAACATATTGCGAGCAAAGGCTATGTGCCATGGACTTGTGGATCGAACTCTGACTTTGAAACAGCCCACGTACTCTTGCATTTCATAATAGCTTTGGCCGGCCAGCTGCTTTTCTAGTTTTGCAAAAAACTCTTCCGCCTCGTTAGGAGAAATGCCCTGGTTGACTTTGCCCCATTCAATATCTGAAGCCACATCGGGGTGTTGAACGACAAATCTTTCTTTTGTGGACCGACCCGTTGATGCCCCTGTTTCTACCATAAGGGCCCCATCACGACTTAAAACTCCAAAATTCGCCTGTACCGCGGCTTCAATCAGTTGAGTGGTATTCATAGTTTTTTCACCCTTTCCCCTGTGCATTGGCTGGTTTGAAAACTGTTAGTACTACGAAACTAGTTTAGATGCGGCGTGTTTACCAACTGTTTGCCACTGATTTTTTGACACGCTCGCTCACTCTGCGGGGTCTTCTGGGGCATGAAGCCGGCCCCCTTGAATTTTCACCACCCTATCGGCCACCACTTCTAAATCCTGCGGATCATGTGTGACTAAAAGAGCGGGAATTTTATAGGCCGTGATGATGGTTTTAACCAAATGCCGGGCCTTACCCTTAAGAGCGGCATCCAGGGCCGAAAAAGGCTCATCCAATAATAAAAACCGAGGCTCGCCGATTATGGCGCGGGCCAGAGCCACTCTTTGTTGCTCTCCTCCAGAAAGTAATCCCACTTTGCGCTCAAGAAACCCTGTTAACTCTAAAGATTCAGAGAGTTCGGCTATTTTTTGTCTGGCATCTTTAGTATCTCTGGCCTTTGCCGCGAACTTGATATTTTCAATGGCCGTCATATGCGGGAACAATTCAAAGTGTTGAAACACCACTCCCAAACGCTTCTCCGGTACAGAAAATTTGGCCACATCACCATCCGGAAAAACCCAACTCATTCCGGGGCATGCCTCAAGGCCAATCAACAAACGCAGCACACTGGTCTTACCCGATCCAGATGGTCCCCAGAGGGCCGTGACGCCGTGATCTGGGATTTCCCAAAATGGTATTTCAATTTTAAAATCCCCATAG
Proteins encoded:
- a CDS encoding twin-arginine translocase TatA/TatE family subunit, coding for MSPSIWQILIVLAIILILFGPKRIPGLGKSLGEAIRGFKKGLNEDEIDVTDSARKEELRDGNSDKKTSEKTEKERV
- a CDS encoding transketolase encodes the protein MPHLTPLERPVKLAGNPASNPTYSKDVVLASGETISLPDPQATRAMVALMDMQAVMGGAASHFGGPAAFAEIMSAVYGLVFYWAKKNNRPWYNDFHVINDAGHCENGLYALKANFGVANLSLDSLKGFRSIESVLTGHGESHLFPEGVYLSNGPLGSSLPQSQGLAFADALAGVNRVIVTAISDGACMEGEAKEALAAIPGLAAKGQMAPFVLVISDNNTKLSGRIDEESFSMAPTFASLKELGWQVLELKDGHDLQACAQVFDKAVSMVRNNPRHPVALHVHTIKGYGTKATEASSSGAHGFPLSNPNDLHSFLSEIYDGDSVPAEFIEWARELVNTFEVKKSASKNSSSKPKDKVQTGVAKALIRKAQEGLPVVSVSSDLAGSTGVKPFQKEFPHQSLDVGVAEANMLSMAAGLSKQGYIPVVDTFAQFGVTKGGLPLIMASLSEAPVIAIYSHVGFQDAADGASHQALTYFSMASSIPHVDVYNLTSSNEADALVGQAIDRWVSALKQGEVPRSQIFFLGRETFPETYLSEGYQYQLGRAQVIRDIEESCQQKVTIVASGALLGQALQAADALSAEGIEALVVNPSVINRPDVETIAQCLSKTNGLLLTVEDHQLIGGMGSLLVHALVNEGVSVNARSLGVKDEFGQSAYKALELYAKHGLDSSGITQAVKALLN
- the add gene encoding adenosine deaminase: MNLKDLPKVELHRHLELSLRHSTIRELAPQIGVIIKNDKDFADHFLIEDPMLDLQSVLHKFLDTQKLLHSEEIIERIAFEAVEDAARENIRWLELRYAPTFVNQGHPHLNFKKIHSAIVRGVKLAESKYNIGVGLIGIVQRTLDDLAAQAVAEFIMDHNDTFLAMDLADNEAGFDAKRFSKLFQMAKDVGLGITVHAGEVNTPEAPTAVKEAIEYLGADRIGHGVQIYRDPEIMNYVKQAGIPLELCPTSNYLTQAVPTVDDHPLKQFMDFGIIATINSDDPGTFNINLTHEFELAKSRFKLTDTDILTCVKNAAQHSFIEDARNWSP
- a CDS encoding phosphoenolpyruvate carboxykinase (ATP); the protein is MNTTQLIEAAVQANFGVLSRDGALMVETGASTGRSTKERFVVQHPDVASDIEWGKVNQGISPNEAEEFFAKLEKQLAGQSYYEMQEYVGCFKVRVRSTSPWHIAFARNMFRENYIESLQEQIADDITIQIYHAPELTTSQLGINMPFEKAIVLDPHSMKVGIVGTAYAGEIKKSAFTLCNYLLPKYGLFPMHASANCLGDGSNSCVLFGLSGTGKTTLSADPHRFLIGDDEIVWSKNGLSNLEGGCYAKLINLDPEKEPDIYMAANRQGSILENVRFDYESRTIDFNDGTLTENTRGSYSIEALNHVFDQGREAAPPSSIVFLTADAFGALPAVAKLDEWQAQYHFISGYTAKVAGTEMGVTEPQATFSACFGAPFMPRPASVYGNLLAQLMREYNVPVWLLNTGWTNGGYGKGGRFPIPVSRTLLSAIQSGELEKAEMVRHPVFGFSVPKAVPGVDSEWLTIPEGSQVQELAKKFMANAEAKGNSISEEVIRRGGPQPQHLN
- a CDS encoding ATP-binding cassette domain-containing protein, which encodes MSVVKNLIKDYGDFKIEIPFWEIPDHGVTALWGPSGSGKTSVLRLLIGLEACPGMSWVFPDGDVAKFSVPEKRLGVVFQHFELFPHMTAIENIKFAAKARDTKDARQKIAELSESLELTGFLERKVGLLSGGEQQRVALARAIIGEPRFLLLDEPFSALDAALKGKARHLVKTIITAYKIPALLVTHDPQDLEVVADRVVKIQGGRLHAPEDPAE